The Pirellulales bacterium DNA window AAGGCGTCCCAACTTCCCGGTTTCGTAAAGCTGCTTCACGAATAGGAATTCGCGACTGTAGACCACGGTTTCCATCATCATGTAGTGCTTGCCGCTTGCCTTCTGGGCCGCGACGATGGCCAGGCATTCCTCCACGGTCGTTCCCATTGGCACGGTGCTTGCCACGTGCTTGCCGGCCCGCAGGCCTGCCAGGCTCTGCGGCGCATGATCGGGGATCGGCGTGTTGATGTGCACGGCGTCCACATTCGGATCGGCCAGCACGTCCTCGTACTTTTGGTAGCGAGTTTTAACGCCAAAATGGTCGCCAATCTGGTCCAACTTCTCTTTGCTGCGCTGGCAGATGGCATACATCTCGGCTTGCGGATGATTTTGGTAAATGGGAATGAACTCGGCGCCAAAACCCAAACCAATGATTGCGACGCGCACCTTTCGAGGGCTTGCCATAAGGGATCCTATTCCGCAGTGATGTCCGGGGAGCAATGATTGCGGTCGCAGCAGGGCGATACCGCAGTGACCAGCAAGAGGTGATTACCAGAGAAAACGTGGCCAGATTACAATACGCCGTGTGACGACGCAAGAAAACGCTGCCGAACCATCGAGCGAAGCACACCGGCTCGACGATTATCGCTGGCTGACATCCGCCGAAGCTAGGCCCTGGCTCGAGCTAGCCACCACGGCCACACAGTCGACGGTGCAGCTCACGGCACTGTTGCGCCGGCAACTTTCGCCGGCGCGCACGCACCTGGTGCTGGAACAGGTCGAGTTGCGGCGGCGCGCGACCGCCAAATTTGCAGCCGCGGCAGAAATGTTTTTCGCACCCCGCGCACTTGAGCAGGCCACGGACCAGTTCGTGGCCGCCTACAAGGCCGCGCGGTTTCCGGCGGACGAGCCGGTCGCGGATTTGTGCTGCGGCATTGGCGGAGACCTCTTGGCGCTCGCGGCCCGCGGGCCTGTGACCGGTGTCGACCGTGATCTGGCGCTTGCGCTGCTGGCAGCGAAAAACGTCACGATTCCTCAGGGCGAGCACGAGACACCGCTCCATCAACCGGCGGCCCAGGGCAGGGCAGGGGGGACTACGCCAGTCGGAGTGATCGTTGGCGACGTGGCCACGTTCGATGTCGGTAATATCGCCGCCTGGCACATCGACCCTGATCGTCGACCGCAGGGACGCCGCACCACGCAAGTGGAATTGCACGAGCCCGGCCCGGACGTGATCGATCGCCTGCGCATGTTGTGCCCACAGGCCGCGGTGAAACTGGCGCCGGCGGCGGTTGTTCCTGACGCCTGGGCCGAAGTTGCCGAGCAAGAATGGATCAGCCGCGCTGGTCAATGCCGGCAACTCGTCTGCTGGTTCGGAAGCCTGGCAGAAAATCCTGGCTCGCGCCGTGCGACGATCGTTGATCGCGGTTGGCCGGTGGTGCGATCGATCGTCGGTTGTGCAGACGACGAAGTGCCGCATGCAGTCGCGCTCGGCCGGTATATATTCGAACCCGACGCTGCGGTGCTGGCCGCTGGTTTGACGGCAACGCTTGCCAACGAGCATGGCCTGGAAGCCATCACGCCTGGTGTGGCCTATCTCACGGCAGACCGGCCAATCGTCGACTTGGCACTGGCCCGTTTCCAGATTCGCGAGGTGTTGCCGCTCGACCTGCGACGATTGCGCGATGTATTGCGGTCGCGGAACATCGGCACGCTGGAGATCAAAAAGCGCGGCGTCGAGTGCGAGCCCGAGCAGCTGCGCCGCCAATTGCGACCGGCGGGCGATGCCTCGGCCACGCTCATCGTGCTACCGATGGCCGGCCGGCCGACAGTGATCCTGGCGGATCGCCTGGTCGCGGCCGGATCGACAGGTTGATCCGCCGCCCCTGCATCGCCGGCACCCACACGCGTCCCAGGGGTCAACTCGTGCGCAATCGCTCGACCAGTCCCGCGGTAAAGCCCAGGGGGTCGTCACGATCGCGGCTGGCCGCCATCAGCCGATCGTAGCAGCCGGCGCGGCGCGCCAACTCCAACATGCTGGGGGCGAAACCCGTAGTGCGCACGGTCGGGCCCAGTCGTTCCACCGCGGCGTCGAAGGCTTCTCGATCTCGGCCGGCACGCGCGAGCAGCGCGATCAGAACCTCGGCCGGGCCAGCTTCCTCGGCGGCATCCGCCCGCTCGCGGAAAAAACGGATAGCGGCATCTACGTTCTCGTCGAGCAGTCCTTGAAAGAACAAGGCGTGGGCCGGATACGTGTCGGCGAACGGTTCCTGTCCCGGGAACTTGTATTGGCTGCTCAGCCGTCGCCCGTACTCGGT harbors:
- a CDS encoding class I SAM-dependent methyltransferase; this translates as MTTQENAAEPSSEAHRLDDYRWLTSAEARPWLELATTATQSTVQLTALLRRQLSPARTHLVLEQVELRRRATAKFAAAAEMFFAPRALEQATDQFVAAYKAARFPADEPVADLCCGIGGDLLALAARGPVTGVDRDLALALLAAKNVTIPQGEHETPLHQPAAQGRAGGTTPVGVIVGDVATFDVGNIAAWHIDPDRRPQGRRTTQVELHEPGPDVIDRLRMLCPQAAVKLAPAAVVPDAWAEVAEQEWISRAGQCRQLVCWFGSLAENPGSRRATIVDRGWPVVRSIVGCADDEVPHAVALGRYIFEPDAAVLAAGLTATLANEHGLEAITPGVAYLTADRPIVDLALARFQIREVLPLDLRRLRDVLRSRNIGTLEIKKRGVECEPEQLRRQLRPAGDASATLIVLPMAGRPTVILADRLVAAGSTG